Proteins encoded by one window of Lathyrus oleraceus cultivar Zhongwan6 chromosome 1, CAAS_Psat_ZW6_1.0, whole genome shotgun sequence:
- the LOC127082180 gene encoding uncharacterized protein LOC127082180 produces the protein MDLSFIFFFFIFFFSFVASNPSDSSFKTTYDRLCNDIVPAPAPASSPPSDAQTTPGIAESLYFQSDYFSGGDPLFNASADSNFFKHVTFRVNSARIATDGVYQLVGRVSLWLTGVGSTPGMRVYPGRRLSLRMRVSLNGFWSQSSGKLCMFGKGSYGSRNNMRNVNVVIKFRYPNRVTILDSLISGTIERFDEINSLDYFKPVSILALSRSSHYDFTMGGIKNDSFCGAGSNEESLSLGDLNNDACSVFLRHRDRFRLKYGSHCRDVSCNLHGDGHGVEKLPDFMGFYGARCVERRKIQMLLDFRGSGDSDLVFLSRPNMTLISEGVWDEKENRLCAVACRILNITGSPYVGDCSIKLTLRFPAVLSLRNRSSVFGRIWSDKLVGESGYFGSVGFEGIWKRSGSFPGLKYKYTEIDRVRKSCAKKVTPIGKGKNYPDVHSSDTAFSMVVTNSEGQVTQGYSSPLFVGDQSYEGLPYGVPFIPPNGGNLKAHGFHYSNSLNVSYTFFLNPTSDFKFGNEVASTEVKISAEGLYNRKTGVMCLIGCRHLKTNDKLLMKNGSLDCEIMINVQFPPLNAKGGESVKGTIESTRQKTDSYYFEPFQLSSYSITRRQADASIWRMDLEIVMVMISNTLACVFVGLQLLHVKKHTEALPRISIVMLLFITLGHMIPLMLNFEALFKVNHNTVQDAFLGSGGWLEVKEVVVRMVTMVAFLLELRLLQLTWSSRQTEESEPQPGLWVSEKWVLFIILPLYFCGGLTACFVHIWKNYRQKRSRPFRLSRHRFKTPRRHFNQLPSLWEDLKSYAGLLQDGFLLPQVLFNILSNSEEKALASSFYFGTTIVRILPHAYDLYRAHSYAWHLGIAYIYADHSMDFYSTAWDIVIPSGALLFALLVYFQQRFGSRCFLPKRFRETSAYEKVPVIGNDNL, from the coding sequence ATGGacctttctttcatattcttcttcttcatcttcttcttctcctttgTAGCTTCTAACCCTTCCGATTCATCTTTCAAAACCACCTACGATCGTCTCTGCAATGACATCGTCCCCGCCCCCGCTCCCGCCTCCTCGCCGCCGTCCGACGCTCAAACCACCCCCGGCATCGCCGAATCTCTCTACTTTCAGTCCGATTACTTCTCCGGCGGCGATCCACTTTTCAACGCTTCCGCCGACTCAAACTTCTTCAAACACGTCACGTTCCGCGTGAATTCCGCTAGAATCGCCACCGACGGTGTGTATCAATTGGTAGGGAGAGTGAGTCTCTGGCTGACAGGAGTGGGGTCCACTCCCGGGATGAGGGTTTATCCCGGACGGAGACTTTCCTTGAGGATGCGTGTTTCTCTGAATGGCTTTTGGTCACAATCTTCTGGTAAGCTTTGTATGTTTGGGAAAGGATCTTATGGTAGTAGAAACAATATGCGAAATGTTAATGTTGTTATTAAGTTTCGTTACCCGAATCGTGTTACGATTTTAGATAGTTTGATTAGTGGAACTATAGAAAGATTTGATGAAATTAATAGCTTGGATTATTTTAAACCTGTTTCGATATTGGCTTTATCGCGGAGTTCGCATTATGATTTTACAATGGGTGGGATAAAGAATGATAGTTTTTGTGGAGCGGGATCAAATGAGGAGAGTTTGAGCCTTGGAGATTTAAATAATGATGCCTGTTCTGTGTTTCTTCGACATAGGGATAGGTTTCGACTTAAATATGGGAGTCATTGTCGTGATGTTAGTTGCAATCTGCATGGGGATGGTCATGGTGTTGAGAAGTTGCCTGATTTTATGGGTTTCTATGGTGCTCGGTGCGTGGAAAGGCGGAAGATTCAGATGCTGTTGGATTTTCGTGGTTCGGGTGATAGTGACTTGGTGTTTCTGTCTCGTCCGAATATGACATTGATATCTGAGGGGGTGTGGGACGAGAAGGAGAATCGGCTTTGCGCAGTTGCTTGCCGGATTCTGAACATCACGGGATCTCCTTATGTTGGAGATTGCTCGATTAAGCTTACCTTAAGGTTTCCTGCGGTGTTGTCTTTGAGAAACAGGAGTTCTGTTTTCGGCCGGATATGGAGTGATAAACTTGTTGGTGAATCTGGCTACTTCGGCAGCGTGGGATTTGAAGGTATCTGGAAGAGATCGGGAAGTTTCCCTGGTTTAAAGTACAAGTATACTGAAATTGACAGAGTAAGGAAGTCTTGTGCCAAAAAGGTGACTCCTATAGGAAAAGGAAAGAACTATCCAGATGTTCATTCTTCTGATACAGCATTTAGCATGGTCGTGACAAACAGTGAAGGGCAAGTAACTCAAGGTTACTCATCACCACTGTTTGTTGGTGATCAAAGTTATGAAGGACTGCCTTATGGGGTTCCATTTATTCCGCCGAATGGTGGAAACTTGAAAGCACACGGTTTTCATTACAGCAATTCATTGAATGTCAGCTATACGTTTTTCCTTAACCCTACTTCTGATTTTAAGTTTGGTAATGAGGTCGCATCAACAGAAGTCAAGATTAGTGCTGAAGGATTGTACAACAGAAAAACTGGAGTGATGTGTCTGATAGGGTGTCGGCATTTGAAAACAAATGACAAATTACTGATGAAGAATGGGTCTCTGGACTGTGAAATCATGATTAATGTCCAGTTTCCTCCATTGAATGCAAAAGGAGGTGAATCTGTTAAAGGGACTATAGAAAGCACGCGACAAAAGACAGATTCTTACTATTTTGAACCCTTTCAGTTGTCTTCATATTCTATAACCAGAAGACAAGCAGACGCATCCATTTGGAGAATGGACCTTGAGATCGTTATGGTAATGATATCAAACACACTTGCTTGTGTGTTTGTAGGATTGCAACTCCTCCACGTGAAAAAGCACACAGAAGCACTTCCTCGCATTTCCATTGTGATGCTTCTATTTATCACTCTAGGTCACATGATTCCCCTGATGCTGAACTTTGAAGCCTTATTCAAGGTGAATCATAATACTGTGCAGGATGCTTTTCTCGGGAGTGGAGGCTGGCTTGAAGTGAAGGAAGTAGTTGTGAGAATGGTGACAATGGTAGCTTTTCTTCTCGAGTTGCGTCTTCTACAACTGACATGGTCTTCAAGACAGACCGAAGAAAGCGAACCACAGCCAGGTTTATGGGTTTCTGAAAAATGGGTTCTATTTATTATTCTACCATTGTATTTCTGTGGTGGGTTAACTGCATGCTTCGTGCACATATGGAAGAATTATCGCCAGAAAAGGTCTCGACCGTTCCGTCTCTCACGTCACAGGTTTAAAACTCCTCGTCGACATTTTAATCAACTTCCATCACTCTGGGAAGACTTAAAATCTTATGCTGGTTTACTCCAAGACGGGTTTCTGCTCCCACAGGTTCTGTTCAACATATTGTCGAACTCAGAAGAAAAAGCTTTGGCATCTTCGTTCTATTTCGGAACAACCATTGTTCGCATACTGCCACATGCATACGATCTTTATAGAGCTCACAGTTATGCATGGCACCTTGGTATAGCATACATATATGCAGACCATAGTATGGATTTTTATTCAACAGCTTGGGACATTGTAATTCCAAGTGGTGCTCTTTTATTTGCTTTACTTGTATACTTTCAGCAAAGATTTGGTAGCCGCTGCTTTCTTCCAAAGAGGTTCAGAGAAACTTCTGCATATGAGAAAGTACCTGTTATTGGTAATGACAATTTGTGA